The Salinibaculum sp. SYNS191 genome has a window encoding:
- a CDS encoding GAF domain-containing protein yields the protein MHTTTTTLDVLYVAADDTNGAAIVDQLRFDEDALRLTVATSIDDAAAELERGTFDSVLCDPGEGNECLALVRELQSEQPGLPVVVFAPDATSRYVSELLRAGAADVIQSGPASTPPSLVVTRLQSVVGTPVAGSIHRERLERYETLLNTAGDAIYQLDAKGTIVAVNDATVSLTGYERSELIGEHVSKVMRQDHIEDGEQLIRSQLRADDHRVDTLEMDLLTRDGRAVPCETRIAVVTVGGKLTGSVGVIRDVTEQRERERQLQAERDLVEGILDTSPVGICVYGPEGSLVRANDRAREVLGLSAEELAERTFDDQQWEVYDADGESLSSAEFPVAESFETGEPAYGYEAVVRQPGGDERRVSLNSAPMVDDDGDVTRVVVTVQDVTDRRARERKIAEQRDALERLDRINDVIRAIDQALVRATTRADVEQAVCDRLTGAGRYGFALALRLRGDDTFIPHAWTAAGEEFVEEVFPTDASNPETSPGRRALEREEVEVVHSMPDEAAAPYWHADMRAAGVESVAAIPVTYEGTRYGVIAVYAEEADVFSERELEVLGELGDTVGYAIAAVERREREEMLTRLYETTQDLLGVETEQEVCEVVVDAAADVLGLPGVGIFLFDDEENVLAPAAATETLMEYYGEPIVFGPGHEDSIAWQTYVSGETQTFADVRTDDRASNAETDARSVMLVPLGDHGIFVASSPEPGGLEDRIQRLVGLLAATTEAALDRVAGRAGIRERDRILADRTERLDRTEGMLEFVRDVDQLLVRAGTREEIEQQVCERLTGMEPYTFAWIGTVPPDGDRVEPQTWAGAGDGYLDAVSLAVDGAEPAARTAESGSATVVSNVADDIRGAAWARAALDRNFQSAAAVPLVHGETTYGVLAVYGTEPDAFAEPVAGVLGDLGELIAYGINTTETRRGILAEQVTELELRIGGAGTFLNAVAGIADQPVTYREILPERGGRAQVLFALADAPVEAVLALEEEFVSVESLTHVAAGEEHLFRATVGGETVAATLLRCGSIPREVVATADETRAVVRLPQELDVRVFLDRVRTSYQDTELLSRQDVERQPRIRSDVREALEAKLTDRQREVLVTAYECGFFESPRETTGAELATLLGISQPTLTHHLREAQRRLFETLYEETD from the coding sequence ATGCATACGACCACGACGACGCTCGACGTCCTGTACGTCGCTGCAGACGATACGAACGGGGCAGCGATAGTGGACCAACTGCGGTTCGACGAGGACGCGCTCCGTCTCACGGTCGCGACGTCCATCGACGACGCCGCCGCCGAACTGGAGCGTGGAACCTTCGACTCTGTCCTCTGTGACCCCGGCGAGGGGAACGAGTGCCTGGCACTCGTCAGGGAACTGCAGTCCGAACAGCCGGGCCTTCCGGTCGTCGTCTTCGCCCCGGACGCCACCAGCAGGTACGTGAGCGAGTTGCTCCGGGCGGGGGCGGCCGACGTCATCCAGTCCGGACCCGCCTCGACGCCCCCGTCGCTGGTGGTGACGCGGCTGCAAAGCGTCGTCGGGACGCCGGTGGCCGGAAGCATTCACCGGGAACGGCTCGAACGCTACGAGACGCTTCTGAACACGGCCGGCGACGCCATCTATCAACTGGACGCGAAGGGCACCATCGTGGCCGTCAACGACGCGACAGTCTCCCTGACGGGCTACGAGCGGTCCGAACTCATCGGGGAACACGTCTCGAAAGTGATGCGTCAGGACCACATCGAGGACGGCGAGCAACTGATACGGAGTCAGCTCCGTGCGGACGACCACCGCGTCGACACGCTGGAGATGGACCTGCTGACCAGGGACGGCCGGGCGGTGCCCTGCGAGACGCGCATCGCGGTGGTGACCGTCGGCGGGAAGCTGACGGGTTCGGTCGGCGTGATACGGGACGTCACGGAGCAGCGCGAGCGGGAGCGACAACTGCAGGCGGAGCGCGACCTCGTCGAGGGGATTCTGGACACCAGCCCGGTCGGCATCTGCGTCTACGGCCCGGAGGGGTCGCTGGTCCGCGCGAACGACCGGGCCAGGGAAGTGCTCGGGCTGTCGGCCGAGGAACTGGCCGAGCGGACGTTCGACGACCAGCAGTGGGAGGTCTACGACGCGGACGGGGAGTCGCTGTCGTCCGCCGAGTTCCCGGTCGCGGAGAGCTTCGAAACCGGAGAGCCCGCCTACGGCTACGAGGCGGTCGTCAGACAGCCCGGCGGCGACGAGCGCAGGGTCTCGCTCAACAGCGCACCGATGGTCGACGACGACGGCGATGTGACGAGAGTGGTCGTCACGGTCCAGGACGTTACCGACCGCCGGGCGCGCGAGCGGAAGATAGCCGAACAACGCGACGCGCTCGAACGACTCGACCGCATCAACGACGTCATCCGCGCCATCGACCAGGCGCTGGTCAGAGCGACCACCAGGGCCGACGTCGAACAGGCGGTCTGTGACCGGTTGACCGGCGCTGGCCGCTACGGGTTCGCGCTCGCGCTCCGGTTGCGCGGCGACGACACCTTCATTCCCCACGCGTGGACGGCCGCCGGCGAGGAGTTCGTCGAGGAGGTGTTTCCGACCGACGCGTCCAACCCGGAGACGAGTCCCGGCCGGCGCGCGCTCGAACGCGAGGAGGTGGAGGTCGTCCACTCGATGCCGGACGAAGCGGCGGCACCGTACTGGCACGCCGACATGCGCGCGGCCGGCGTCGAGTCGGTCGCCGCCATCCCCGTCACGTACGAGGGGACGCGCTACGGCGTCATCGCCGTCTACGCCGAGGAGGCCGACGTGTTCAGCGAGCGGGAACTGGAAGTGCTGGGTGAACTGGGCGACACCGTCGGTTACGCCATCGCCGCCGTCGAACGCCGGGAGCGCGAGGAGATGCTCACCCGCCTGTACGAGACCACGCAGGACCTGCTCGGCGTCGAGACCGAACAGGAGGTCTGCGAGGTCGTCGTCGACGCCGCAGCGGACGTGCTGGGACTCCCCGGCGTGGGCATCTTCCTGTTCGACGACGAGGAGAACGTGCTCGCGCCGGCGGCCGCGACGGAGACGCTCATGGAGTACTACGGCGAGCCCATCGTCTTCGGCCCCGGCCACGAGGACTCGATAGCCTGGCAGACGTACGTCAGCGGCGAGACACAGACCTTCGCGGACGTCCGGACGGACGACCGGGCTTCCAATGCCGAGACGGACGCACGGAGCGTGATGCTGGTCCCGCTCGGCGACCACGGCATCTTCGTCGCCTCGTCGCCGGAACCGGGCGGGCTGGAGGACCGCATCCAGCGGCTCGTCGGCCTCCTCGCGGCGACGACGGAGGCCGCGCTGGACCGCGTCGCGGGGCGGGCCGGCATCCGCGAGCGCGACCGCATTCTCGCCGACCGGACCGAACGCCTGGACCGCACGGAGGGCATGCTCGAGTTCGTCCGCGACGTCGACCAGTTGCTCGTCCGCGCCGGGACCCGGGAGGAAATCGAGCAGCAGGTCTGCGAGCGACTGACCGGGATGGAGCCCTACACCTTCGCCTGGATCGGCACCGTCCCGCCGGACGGCGACCGGGTGGAGCCCCAGACGTGGGCGGGTGCCGGCGACGGCTATCTCGACGCGGTGTCCCTGGCCGTCGACGGAGCCGAACCGGCCGCCAGGACCGCCGAGTCCGGTTCCGCGACGGTCGTCTCGAACGTCGCGGACGACATCCGTGGAGCAGCCTGGGCGCGGGCGGCGCTGGACCGGAACTTCCAGTCGGCGGCCGCCGTACCGCTGGTCCACGGCGAGACGACCTACGGCGTCCTCGCCGTCTACGGGACGGAGCCGGACGCCTTCGCGGAACCGGTCGCCGGCGTGCTCGGCGACCTCGGCGAACTGATTGCCTACGGCATCAACACCACCGAGACCAGGCGGGGCATCCTCGCGGAGCAGGTGACGGAACTGGAACTGCGCATCGGCGGGGCAGGGACCTTCCTGAACGCCGTCGCCGGAATCGCGGACCAGCCCGTCACGTACCGGGAGATACTGCCAGAACGGGGCGGGAGAGCGCAGGTGCTGTTCGCGCTCGCGGACGCCCCGGTCGAGGCGGTGCTGGCCCTGGAGGAGGAGTTCGTCTCCGTCGAGTCGCTCACGCACGTCGCCGCGGGCGAGGAACACCTCTTCCGCGCGACGGTCGGCGGGGAGACGGTCGCCGCCACGCTCCTCCGCTGTGGCAGCATTCCCCGCGAGGTCGTGGCAACCGCCGACGAGACACGGGCGGTGGTCCGCCTCCCCCAGGAACTGGACGTCCGGGTGTTCCTCGACCGGGTCCGGACGAGCTACCAGGACACGGAACTGCTCTCCCGCCAAGATGTCGAACGCCAGCCGCGGATACGCAGCGACGTCCGGGAGGCGCTGGAGGCGAAGCTGACCGACCGCCAGCGCGAGGTGCTTGTGACCGCCTACGAGTGCGGGTTCTTCGAGTCGCCGCGGGAGACGACCGGCGCGGAACTGGCGACGCTGCTGGGTATCTCCCAGCCGACGCTCACACACCACCTCCGCGAGGCCCAGCGCCGCCTCTTCGAGACGCTCTACGAGGAGACCGACTGA
- a CDS encoding DUF7542 family protein, whose protein sequence is MASTRATVTCPDCDLAEAFEKLGPARERIEQHRRETGHDPIWELGELSEGVVRAGDAAGVCGIPGSADGFADLGADDGE, encoded by the coding sequence ATGGCATCCACCCGCGCGACCGTCACCTGTCCGGACTGCGACCTCGCCGAGGCGTTCGAGAAACTCGGCCCGGCCCGCGAGCGCATCGAACAGCACCGCCGGGAGACGGGCCACGACCCGATATGGGAACTGGGTGAACTCTCGGAGGGGGTCGTCCGCGCCGGTGACGCTGCGGGGGTCTGCGGGATACCCGGGTCCGCGGACGGCTTCGCGGACCTCGGTGCCGACGACGGCGAGTAG
- a CDS encoding YgaP family membrane protein — translation MDRNVGGRDRIVRALLTAVLTTVAVSALRGGKRKKGLLTGIGALILGFTVTTGYCGANEALGIDTAEQSD, via the coding sequence ATGGACAGAAACGTCGGCGGCCGCGACCGTATCGTCCGCGCGCTCCTCACCGCCGTGCTGACAACTGTCGCTGTCAGCGCGCTCCGCGGCGGGAAGCGCAAGAAAGGATTGCTTACCGGCATCGGCGCGCTGATACTCGGATTCACCGTCACGACGGGCTACTGCGGAGCCAACGAGGCGCTGGGCATCGACACGGCCGAGCAAAGCGACTGA